The region TCACTGTTTTGTTGGAGGTAGATTTTAGGACAAAGTTCAGCTAAGGGCTCAAACCAAGACGATGAGGTAATTCAGAGACACATCCACATTTCAGGATTTTATCCAAACCAAACCTGAACATCTAACTCTTTTTCAGTTCTCTTACGGGGGGGACGGGAAGAAAGGAGAccatgaattaaaataaaacaattgggaaaagaaaagcattttgacATTTTATCCATAGAAATATCAGTTCCTCTTTTTGCAAGCATTTCTTGCAGACCTTGCAAATCCTGAATGGGGCATTTGCTATGCAAGATCAGTgtcaaaagcaatgaaaaataatcaCGGCAGCACGTGCTCACACAATTTCTCAGACAAATGCACCAGTCAAGCCTTCCAGGACGTTGCCTTCTTTGTAACCCAGTTAGATGATATGAAAATATTCCAAACATTACATTGGTGAATAGAAATGAATGtgttaagttttctttttcagatacaAAATATCCAATACAAAATATCAGCATTCTTAACTTCAAACTGGAAAATCTTGATGTATTTTTAGAGTTATAAAACAGTTGTTGCAAATGTAGTTTGTCTGTACAGACCTACTACTCcatatagaatgaaaaagagttTTCTTAAAAGAGCAAGTAAATACAGTAAAAGTTACCCCTATTTCCTGGTATCATGTAGCTGTAAGAGAGAGCAATTTGTGCAAAATTGCAACAATTGAGCTGCAAAAGTGCAGGTGGCTTCAGCAGGGAAAGCTCTGAGCTGTGAAAACAAGCTAACCATCTGAGGGAATTATGTGGGCTCAGAAACAAGATGAAGAACTTCAATGAAATCCACAGGAAATCACTAATTACGGTAGTCACAAAAATCACAAACCAGAATGTTCGCCTTGTAATTGGTTCAGAAGGCTTATGCTGCCATAATGCTGTGCTATGTAGTCACACAAAGTCAGTTGTATGTATGTGTAGACATATGTGCTGCTCTATACATAGATGCTGAAATGCGGAGCTGCTCTTAGATGTGTCTTACTTGGAAGTCTTTACAGTTTTTGGATGCTTCATGAATATGTTTAGCAGCGAGAACCACTGCACCGATACTTATAAGCACGTTGTTTTGGCAGATGCTTTCCTGTGTTCCGTAACAAATTGATTTCAACTAATCCATCTTCTGTTCTAATTTATGAAAAAGCAGCTATAATGGCGTAGGACAGCAAATTAAATGGCACCAACCCTATTGGATGGCATAAAGCTGAGCTGCTTTACCAAGAAGTTTAATCGTCGCCCAGTGATTGCAGTAATACCTAATATCCATCTGGTATTGTCCATAAACAGCTATTTTTAGGGCTCCTACTCAGAATGTGAGGAGCTTGCTGCACTTTAACTACCCTAGAGTATGACTCCTTGCTGTGCTAAACATCTAAAATCATGTTTATGGAGGCAAGCTCTATGTTTACAGTGGTGGTGTGTGGGAGTCCCACTTTAGATGAAAGAGGAAACGAAGATTGCAGAGTTATCTGGAGCAGAGCTTTGGCAAGAACATCCTCTATTCATGGAATAGCCTTCATTAAAAAGTCCCAGGGTGTTTTTTAGTGTTCAAAACCAGTTTAAAGCAGAATCAACCATTAACTGCTACAGTTTTAGAGTAGTTCCAGATTTCAACAAGAAGCTGCAGGCTAATTCCTTATCAAATAAACTGGCTTCAGTCAGAACATGGACCTGGTCACACTCTGTATCAGCTGCATGGTACAAAGGTTTGATGCAAAGTCAGGTGAAGTAAGCGGAAATACTCCACTCAGCTTCAGTGGGTTTTAGGCCAGGCCTCAGGAGTATAAGATGTAGGAAATGAGAAATGTACGTTACAAGCAGCACTGAACTGACAAAGCACTAATCTGCTTCTCCATCTGTGTCTCACTGAGCTGAGAGTTAGAAGGCTTTGAATTTCTGTTGACAGAAGCGTTTATTGGTCTGGTATACAATTTAAACTTCAGCAACTTCTTAGAGTAGTGGATAGTATTTTAAGACTCATACATAGAAATTTAATGCAAATTCAAGAAGGAAGATTATGGGTTGCCTCTTAACAGGGAGCTTTTGGGCTGGTGGGTGGTTACAAAAGCAGTTTTGCCTTGTGACCAGTATTGAGTACTTTTGCTAAATGCGTGTGTGCTAAATATCTTGCGTGTAGAGATTTGCTGATGATGCAAGAGTAGCATCATTAACGCAGAGTGGGAAGATGGGATTTTGGTGCATCAGAGAGAAGTGGGGGCTGTGAGGTAGTAGCAGCCATGTCCGAAAGGGCCTGGAGAACTTCTGTGGCAAGCTACGAGGTCGTCAGTGGGGGCCACCAAGAGAATCGCAGGGACCGGCAGGCACGCTGTTCGCAGGACGCCCTTTCGAGCTACCAGGTCAGAGCAGCCACGAACAAGACCAACGTGATCCTGTGACATACACGGTCAAGTATTTCCTGTGCAGCGATGAAGGGCCTTGTCCGAGGCCCTGGGGAGATCTCCGCGGGACTGCACCGCGCCACCCACGCCCCGGAAAGGTGAACCGAAAGTGGCGCAGATGGCGAGAAGGGCTGCGGGGGCCCGGGAGCGGGGGGCGCCAAGGCGCTCGGGAGGGCGGAGGAGCTGTCGAAACGGGAGGCCGGCGCTGGCACAACTGCAAGCGGGCGCCAACTGGCGCGGACCCAAGTTTTAGCAAGACTGGAGGCGGCGGGGGCCGGAGAGGcgagggcggcggcggggcgccAGCGGCAAGATGGAGCGCAAAGCGCCGCTGAAggcgccgccccgccgccccgcgccgcgcccCGCCGTCCCGTTAGCGGTTCAGGGCAGCGACCGCCACAGGCAACAAAACTAACGGAAACTCTTTTGGGGAGCTCTGCGCATGCGCCGCCTTCCTCACTGAGACCCTCTCGCGCGGGGCACGCTGGGGGTTGTAGTTCGCCGTGGCGCGGCGCCCAGGGTGAGAGCGTGCCTGCGGGACTACAACTCCCGGCATCCCCCGTGCCGCAGCCCGTCCCGGGCGGCTCTGGTGTGTGCGGGGAGCCGCGGCGCTGCGCGGCGGGGGAGATGTGCGCGGGGCAGCTCCGGTGCGGGGCAGCCGGCGTCTGGCGGGGCCGCAGGTGAGGCCGGCGGGACGGGGGgcgcgcgccgccgccgccgctgggGTCGGgagcgggggggcgggggccgggcccGCCGCGCCGGCGAAGGGCGGGGGCGGACTCGGAAAGTTCCTGCCGCGGCAGGAGCGGCGATGTCGCCGCCGACGACCCCAGCAAGGGTCCTGCCCCGGAGGTTCTGAGGGGGCCCTCACTGTCCCCCGCGGGGGGAGAGCGCCGTCGCGGCGGCAGCTCCGCCCTGGCGTGGGGGTGCCCCGGGGTGGGGGTGACGGGCCGAGGCCACATCATCTCCGGAGAGCGGCGCCGCGGGGAGCTGTGCCGGCAGGGGCGGGTCGCCCGGCGGGGATTTAAACCTGGGAGGGACGGGACCGGACAGGACGGGCGGTTGCCAGCGCCAGCTCGGACGGGGCTGCGTGACCCGTGGCAGGCAGGACGCAtcccgccgccgcgcccgcGGCTCCTCCGCCCGGCCGTCCCGCCTGCCCCTCTCCGCCCGGCCGTCCCGCCGTCCCGCCTGCCCTTCTCCGCCCGcccgtccgtccgtccgtccgtcccgCCTGCCCCTCTCCGCCCGTTCGCTCGCCCGCAACCCCGGCTCTGGCACCTGCGGGCGGCCCCGTGGTCCGGCGGCGGGAGTCTGGTTGCTGGGCGGCAGCGGCTGCAGTCCCTCCTGGCGGGAACCGGGGAAGTGAGTAGCCCCCGCGGGGGTGAGACGGGTGAGAGGAGCCGCTTGGAGCAGGGCTCCAAGTCCCTGCCGTGCCCAGAAGGGAGAGCGGGTGAAGCTTCCGAGAGCTGCTTGGTCTGGGGGCAGCCccggagggaaggggagggtcAGCGCCCCTGGGCTGCGGGCTGTGCACGGGGCTGGGGGACTCCCTTCACAGTCCTCGTGCCTCTCTGTTTTTTGAGGTGTAGGGGgttttatacatataaataaaaataatacgaTTGAATATGAATTTCAATATGCACTTGTTTTATTTGATGTTCAGACTCATTTTATCCTGACTGTGAAGCAAGCGGTTTCTATGGTATTCCTTTCTTAGGAAGATCCATTCTTTCCTACCAAGTAGTGAAAATAAACTTCGTTAAAGGCTTATATGCAAATCAACTTGgtatgaaaatgttttgtaaatgcaaatacatcatgcttttggtaaatataaCTATAATTGTAATTAAGCAGCTGTAGGTGAGCTTTCACAGCATGTTTTCACTGTCTAAATTAAACTTGATTAGTAGACCCATTAATTCTACCACATCATAtgacttttccattttctattATGTTGATCAGGGATTATTGGTTTTTAATGCAGATCCGCCCCTAAGGCTTGGTATTTGCTGTCTCTGGTATCCGTGAGAAgtgagggagagaaaaacaatatgtagaaaacaaaaataagtcaTCTTCAAGCAAAGTTGAAGGCACTGTGAAGCTGCTTTATTGAGAAAGGTGCTTAAATGTTAGTGTTGGTGCCCTCATTCTTCCTATTTATTACCTTCATCTGTATCATGTTTAATGTGTTCTTTAAGGCGAAAGTTGTTTTTTCAGGTGTTGGTGAATGCCTAGCAACTTGAGTATTCGAAGACAACAGTTGGTAGATACCTATGCTGAAAATGCAGAAGTTAtcagttttttctcttttctggagCCCCTGTTAGGAATATTTATCACAGAACCAAGAGCTTATTTTCCTTCCAGTACTGCAGTTCATGTacctctgtttccttctctgcattTTGGAATGCAATGGCAGTGAGGTTTTGAGTTATTGCACTGGTAAATACCAGGAGTGCGTAATCTATTAAATGGACAGGTTTACCAGTTACCAGCTTTATTTCTAGTAAGGACAGTTTATATTCCATGTGATAAACTGTGGCATTTCGTTtctaaaatttcatttaatattagtaatactttttttttttttttttttttttttaatgtaagggACGGAAGAGATACATGACCTTATTGATTTTGGTGTCCTGTATGACACATTGGCGATAGGTGGTAACTATATACTTGAACCACTTTTGCATTAATGGGTAACATTTTCTGGGCCAGAAGCTGCATGTGGAATCtaaaaatgattattttataGCATTTCAGTTGCTCATGAAATGCTTGAAATACTGAATTAGGTAGTGCAGCATCttataaaagtattttgaacCAGTgctaatgaaattatttttaaaggttttagCAGACTTGCTTTTTTAATTGGACATGTGAGCAttagatgctttttttttttttcaaatgaactAATGCTCAGTTGTGTGCTATGCATATCTTCCTACAGGTACAGTTTGTGCAAGATGTTCTTAAATTGTCTTgaataaaagtattaaaatctTATCACCAGTACATGCcacatagtttttttttttgagttttgacattatggtgggttttttttgatgtttCAATACATTTAATAAATTTTCTTCCCTACCTACCAGCTTCTCAGTATAGACCTacagagcagagctgtcagCTACTCCCTCACACCCCCCCGAGCCCCCTTTAACTGttaagtgctttgctgtgcTAAATTATTGTTAATTAAAAGATGCGGTAACATATTGGGCAGTGTAAGGTCTGATTTGTTTTGTGTATCATACAGTGGGAAATCAGTTAAGTTCAGATTATATGTACAAAATGTTACTAACATAGCTCACTTGAACACAAGGAGTTGGTGATCCTCCTGCTTCAAAGTAGAGAGCTTTTGACATTGCTATGCAATTTTATGCGTTTCCTGTGAAATAACAACTTTATCTTTTCCCCTACAGGCAGAGTGCAACGTTTACAAATGCTGGAGATTATCTGGTTGAAGCTAGAGATTACATTTAATGTGATTGTGTCTGCAGACATTCTGCTCCTGCATTTCCTgagctaaaatattttatacaaatGAAATCAGATACCTTCACTGATCTCCAAGCTAACTGTGTCCTGTGAATTCAGAGAAGACTTTCTGAAGGAGGAATAGATTCATCACATACGTGGACTTTTGTTGTTGCTCAAGgatacacttttttttaattctaaaagaCTGTCTACATGAAGATGAATCTGCATTTAAGATATGATCTGTGGAATTAGGTGAACGAGGATACTTTTAATGAgttaacaacatttatttttctctgtgtttccagcttttttttttttgttccataaAAATGAAGGACAAGTGTAAAAGAGCAGAGCTGATGCGTTTCTGTGAGGCCTTTATATAAGCCTCTGTTGTCCGGACGTGGTGCTAAAGGACAGGCAGTCTGCTTTTGGTCAGCTGATTGGAACTGTGGAAAGAGAACCTTTAATTTAAAGTAACTTacagctgaaattattttgtgcTTCGGCTTGcacagaatgaaagggaaaattaagttttactggtcaggggtgttttaCTGAACTAAGAAAGGGAAAGCTACATTATCCTTGTTTTAAAACGTGTTTTTCTTAGAATTTGACTACTAGGGAGATCTCGACAGAGTAAAGCAAGTCAGATGTCAGCAAACGACTCTTCTCCCCCATCCTTACAAAAGTTTTCCCCACCTACGTGTCATGCTGCTGCACCACAAACCCCAACTTTGTCTTCAAGTCCCCAGTCGGGGCTCTCCAGTCGACTCTCCAATGGCAGTTTCAGTACCCAGAGCCTCACCAACTCCCGGGGCTCTGTGCATGGGGTCTCCTTCCTTCTGCAAATTGGTCTCACTCGAGAGACTGTCACCATTGAAGCTCAGGACCTGTCCCTCTCTGCTGTTAAAGACCTGGTGTGCTCTATAGTTTACCAAAAGGTATGGTATAAtgctcccacctcctgctgatgGCAACGGTTGTTTTGTAATAGACTGCTAGTAATAACAACGTGTGACTGGAATGTGCCAAGAAGTTTGTTACAGTGGCAAGGGTCCATGTTAGATCTTTGCAGTTACATACAAAAAAATTTTGCTAACTCCCAAGGTAGAAGCTTTTAATTTAAAGGAGTAAACCTTCCTGTTATAATACTTTCTTGGTTGTGAGATCTAGAAAAGAAGATGTAGTAGGAAATTTTCTGCAAGAATTAGTTTTCACGATATGGAGaatatgctttttcttttcagtgattGCCATTGATATCTTAGGTTTTTACTAGTTTATGCTTACTACTGTTGAGGAGTATTTTCTGAACAGTATAGCCAGCTGTAATGAGAGGCCCAGTTGTGGCTATAGAAATGCACTGCAGGCCTGCAGACTTGCATTGTactagcttttctttttgtttctagtTAATTATTAAAAACTCTACCAAGCAGCTAATATTGTCGTAGTATTGTTACTCCATATAAGGAATACTTGCATTACTCTTGTGAGAGGACTATTATCAGCATAATTTCTGTTAAGGGACGGTCAACCAAGAATGAAAAAAGTCAGCATACTTTTCAATGTGTCTTTGTTAAGCTGTTGCAAGTTCTTACTCTCtggaaaggaaataatgttGGTCTTGATGGTTTTGCATCCGAGTCTCAACTTTAGGTAGCTTAGATCCTACTAAGCAACCTGAAAAGTAGTTAACAttgtttcataaaataattaagaaatagTTGCTCTTTTCCCTTAAGGCCAGGCAGGGGTGGGTGAGAGGGAGGGCGTTGAAGGTAGATTAATTTGTAGGGAATTGTTTCTTCCATGTCTTTCACTATTGTGATTGGTATTTATGGTTGATTAgtttcattagatttttttttttttttcagttagtaGCTTGAAAGAAAGTAAATGTAAACATTATATGAACTTTCATTTGCATATgcttgtgcatttttttccccatctcacAACTTAATGCATTTTCCATATTATTACAAACTAGTTGGCAAGCAAGCTGATTTCATAATAACTTTATGGGCTACCAAAATGTAGTTCAGCATGTTAGTTCCTTTCTGAAGAGAGAAGTTATTTgggtcaatttttttttcctgtaccaTGCATGTTAGGTGCACTTTTTCGCAGCCATTTTAGgggctgttttttctttctgtaccaACTGCTTCTCTTTGCATCTGCATATTTCCTGTCTTCTAtcttaaagaaagatgaaaacaaatacgttcacacttatttttctttttccttgctgttctTTGGCAGGCTCAGCTAAAACTTTAGCTCAGGTTCTTTTTATAGCTTAAGAAACTTCTTATGTGCTGAGCCTGATGTACTGCAAAACTGATGAGGATTTCACGATGGGTTTAGTATTTCTCTTTTGTCTGTCTTGGATTCCGTTTATGCTCTCTGCAGCTGATGCTACCAGCGAATGACTGCTCAGTGAGAACATGTTTGCAGACAGCAAATTAATCAGGAAACAACCTTATGTGTGATGGATTAATCGTTAATAAGTAGTTTTGCAGCTAGTGCACAAGTGGCAATATCCTCCGTCCAACCTCTGTTTGACATCATtgtgtcctgccttgccttttttctcttaGAACTGATGACTGTTGCATGCATATTAAATATTCTAGTATtactttataaataattttgcatttatgCAAAAGCTGTAAACTATGTTCTTCTGTGTACTGTCATGCATACGGctgcctgtttgttttttttttttccagatgaaagCTTTGAAGCTGCTGGGTATGGCTTTGAGATTCAACAGTGTTAAagcttccctttcctctcctatTGCACAGCCTGCTAAAACTGTCTTTTCTTGACCAATTCCTGGGTCTCAACTTCAGGGTGCTCTGTAGGTTGTTCTTGTGATAGTTCTGTAGTTGGCAGTATCTGTTTATTGTTGcacttctttaaagaaaaaggagaaatatatttttttatttggaataaTTTCTAGCTTTTCTTTGAGTGGTATCTTTACTAGAGGTAAATGCAAGTTTCTGCACTTCTTTTTCATAGTGCTTTTAAATCACATTTCAGACTTGTATTTCTTTGCATATCTGGAACAAAATCAAAGCTTCAGGTGTCCTTCCTCATTTGCTTGGGAGCGTAGGTTGCCTGCCTCACTCTATTTGAGGCTACAATTACAGTATTGAAAATCTTCCTCTCTGAGGAGGCTGGATTTTAACCTTTGTAGAAGTAATTATAGCATCCTTAAAATAACTTATGCCttacctttatttctttcagggGAATGAATCGATTGGGGGCAAAACAATCCTGCAAAAGCCTGTGTTGGAGGGCAGTTTAGTGAGGAAATAAGTACTGTGTTCACCTGATGCGTTTTCTTAGTGCTTTCTCTATTGCCAGACTTGCTGTATTGTTGATAGTCATCTGTGCTTTCcgctgcagatgctgctgtttgGTGTAGCTTGTTCATGTTTTGCAGAAGCGTAATTAAAATGAGCATCAGCAGAACTGAAACTAGAGAGGCATGTGTCTATAAGAGAGCGAGATGAGTAATGCAAATATTTGATGTCTCTTGGCTTTGTTAAAAATGTTCTAAATATCAGAAGAggagcaacatttttttttttttttttcaagtttaaaGTTAAGTTTGTGAAGTGCTGTGTTAGGGCTATTGTAAATTGGAATACTTAATTGAAgtcctcagaaaaaaacaactttagaATTTATAGGGATGCTTTAAAAGATTCTTTGTTATGGTCTCAGTCTGTCTTCTATGTTAATTCCTTATCTAGATGGCTATATATTAAAGTACTACACATTCCCTACTGCTGGTATCTTTGCTTTTTCtagcaataatatttttgtcttcatttttgttcATCCTACATGATCACTCTCTTTCAACTGCATGTGTAATTAATTGTCTCTCTCAACAGCCAGTCCATGATTGTGTATAATCTCATTTCTACTTGAtcacttgctttctttttgttgctttgatctttcattttactttttggCTATTTTTTC is a window of Columba livia isolate bColLiv1 breed racing homer chromosome 3, bColLiv1.pat.W.v2, whole genome shotgun sequence DNA encoding:
- the LOC135579188 gene encoding uncharacterized protein LOC135579188; protein product: MRPACHGSRSPVRAGAGNRPSCPVPSLPGLNPRRATRPCRHSSPRRRSPEMMWPRPVTPTPGHPHARAELPPRRRSPPAGDSEGPLRTSGAGPLLGSSAATSPLLPRQELSESAPALRRRGGPGPRPPAPDPSGGGGARPPSRRPHLRPRQTPAAPHRSCPAHISPAAQRRGSPHTPEPPGTGCGTGDAGSCSPAGTLSPWAPRHGELQPPACPAREGLSEEGGACAELPKRVSVSFVACGGRCPEPLTGRRGAARGGGAAPSAALCAPSCRWRPAAALASPAPAASSLAKTWVRASWRPLAVVPAPASRFDSSSALPSALAPPAPGPPQPFSPSAPLSVHLSGAWVARCSPAEISPGPRTRPFIAAQEILDRVCHRITLVLFVAALTW